The Nitrogeniibacter aestuarii genome has a window encoding:
- the metW gene encoding methionine biosynthesis protein MetW produces the protein MKSLRYDHEVIAAWIEPGERVLDLGCGDGQLLRYLEDSRQVLAYGVEKDPDNVRACVANGVNVLQIDLEKGLAGFEDGYFDHVIMSLSLQAVHNTVGILEEMLRVGREAVVSFPNFAYWKHRESILQGHMPVGEDLPYQWYNTPNVRFFTIADFEALCAMHGIKIHEGLGFDRGELVKEDHNFLASVGLFRLGH, from the coding sequence ATGAAGAGTTTAAGATACGACCACGAAGTGATCGCCGCCTGGATCGAACCCGGGGAACGGGTGCTGGATCTGGGGTGTGGTGACGGCCAGTTGCTGCGCTACCTCGAAGACAGCCGCCAGGTGCTCGCCTACGGGGTCGAGAAAGACCCGGACAATGTGCGTGCCTGCGTCGCCAACGGCGTCAACGTGCTGCAGATCGATCTGGAGAAAGGCCTGGCCGGGTTCGAGGACGGCTACTTCGACCACGTGATCATGAGCCTGTCGCTGCAGGCTGTGCACAACACCGTGGGCATTCTGGAAGAGATGCTGCGGGTGGGGCGCGAGGCGGTGGTGAGCTTCCCCAACTTTGCCTACTGGAAACACCGCGAATCCATCCTTCAGGGGCATATGCCCGTGGGCGAGGATCTGCCCTATCAGTGGTACAACACCCCCAACGTGCGTTTCTTCACCATCGCCGATTTCGAGGCCCTGTGCGCCATGCACGGCATCAAGATCCACGAGGGGCTGGGTTTCGACCGGGGCGAGCTGGTCAAGGAAGATCACAACTTCCTGGCCAGTGTCGGGCTCTTCCGGCTCGGTCACTAG
- the ptsP gene encoding phosphoenolpyruvate--protein phosphotransferase, with protein MPFTLHGLPVSNGIAIGHVHLVSHALLEVNHYHVSPRQLKNELERFDAAIETVQRELTELRAMAGEHQAHTEVGALVDLHILFLHDPMLIGSARTLIEERRCNAEWALVQRMELVVEQFDQIEDAYLRERKADVIQVVERLVKELLGHPGRLPRKKKSDVGSIVVAHDLSPADTIGFRDHNIAGFVTDVGGPTSHTAIVARSQGIPAVVALHNVRQLVEDAELIIVDGTRGVVIIDPDERILEEYKLRQAELELERSKLQRLKSAKATTLDGEQIALLANIELPKDAAEAKKVGADGVGLFRTEFLFLGRDALPDEDEQFEAYRTALKNMGGMPVTIRTLDVGADKALDTIGKRSTETNPALGLRAVRYSLSEPKMFLTQLRALLRASHYGPIKILLPMLAHAHEMDQSLALIEQAKAQLTEAKQKFDPKVEVGGMVEVPAAALALGMFVRRLQFLSIGTNDLIQYTLAIDRTDEAVAHLYDPLHPAVLKLIGGTISAGARFGLPVSVCGEMAGDVAFTRLLLGMGLKYFSLQPTQLLGVKQEILRADVGDLAPKVQRILKMDEQERVREAVERLSV; from the coding sequence TCGGCCATGTGCATCTGGTCTCGCACGCGCTGCTCGAGGTCAATCACTACCATGTGTCGCCGCGCCAGCTCAAAAATGAGCTGGAGCGATTCGACGCTGCCATCGAGACCGTTCAGCGTGAGCTGACCGAGCTGCGTGCCATGGCGGGCGAGCACCAGGCCCATACCGAGGTGGGCGCACTGGTCGATCTGCACATCCTGTTCCTGCACGACCCGATGCTCATCGGCTCGGCGCGCACCCTGATCGAGGAGCGCCGCTGCAACGCCGAATGGGCGCTGGTGCAGCGTATGGAACTGGTGGTGGAACAGTTCGATCAGATCGAGGACGCCTACCTGCGCGAGCGCAAGGCGGATGTGATCCAGGTCGTGGAGCGTCTGGTCAAGGAGCTGCTCGGGCACCCCGGACGGCTGCCGCGCAAGAAGAAGAGTGATGTGGGCTCCATCGTGGTCGCCCACGATCTGTCGCCGGCAGACACCATCGGTTTTCGCGATCACAACATTGCCGGCTTCGTCACCGATGTGGGGGGGCCCACCAGCCACACCGCGATCGTGGCGCGCAGCCAGGGTATCCCGGCCGTGGTGGCGCTGCACAACGTGCGTCAGCTGGTCGAAGATGCAGAACTGATCATCGTCGACGGGACGCGCGGGGTGGTCATCATCGACCCCGACGAACGCATCCTGGAAGAATACAAGCTGCGTCAGGCCGAGCTGGAGCTCGAGCGCTCCAAGCTGCAAAGACTCAAGAGCGCCAAAGCCACCACGCTCGATGGCGAGCAGATCGCCCTGCTCGCGAACATCGAGCTGCCCAAGGATGCCGCCGAGGCCAAGAAGGTGGGGGCTGACGGCGTCGGCCTGTTCCGCACCGAGTTCCTCTTCCTTGGTCGCGACGCCTTGCCGGATGAGGATGAGCAGTTCGAAGCCTATCGCACCGCGCTCAAGAACATGGGTGGCATGCCGGTGACCATCCGTACGCTGGATGTGGGTGCCGACAAGGCGCTCGATACCATCGGCAAGCGCAGTACCGAAACCAATCCGGCGCTGGGTCTCCGGGCAGTGCGTTATTCGCTGTCGGAGCCGAAGATGTTCCTCACCCAGCTGCGTGCGCTGCTGCGTGCATCGCACTACGGACCCATCAAGATCCTGCTGCCGATGCTGGCGCATGCCCACGAGATGGATCAGAGTCTGGCGCTCATCGAGCAGGCCAAAGCGCAACTGACCGAGGCCAAACAGAAGTTCGATCCCAAGGTCGAGGTCGGCGGCATGGTCGAGGTGCCGGCCGCGGCGCTGGCGCTGGGCATGTTCGTGCGCCGCCTGCAGTTCCTGTCCATTGGCACCAATGATCTGATCCAGTACACCCTGGCCATCGACCGTACCGACGAGGCGGTGGCGCATCTGTACGATCCGCTCCACCCGGCCGTGCTCAAGCTCATTGGCGGCACCATTTCGGCGGGGGCCCGCTTCGGTCTGCCGGTGTCGGTGTGTGGCGAAATGGCCGGCGACGTGGCGTTCACACGCCTGTTGCTGGGCATGGGCCTCAAGTATTTCTCCTTGCAGCCAACCCAGCTGCTGGGCGTCAAGCAGGAGATCCTTCGGGCGGATGTGGGTGACCTTGCGCCCAAGGTGCAACGCATCCTCAAGATGGACGAGCAGGAGCGCGTGCGCGAGGCGGTGGAACGGCTTTCGGTTTGA
- the metX gene encoding homoserine O-succinyltransferase MetX, with protein MTQPQSVGVVEPQRMRFEAPLALKSGGQLDEYELVFETYGELNAERSNAVLVCHALSGSHHLAGHYADAPENKGWWDNLIGPGKPLDTRKFFVIGVNNLGGCYGSTGPASINPATGVAYGADFPFVTVEDWVDSQARLADRLGIKRFAAIVGGSLGGMQALSWTLRYPDRVGSAAVIAAAPKLSTENIAFNEVARQAILTDPEFHGGNFYAHGVVPERGLKLARMIGHITYLSDDAMATKFGRNLRHGKQVYSFDVEFEIESYLRYQGTKFAGYFDANTYLLTTKALDYFDPAFEYGGNLNTALANAQADFLVVSFSTDWRFPPERSREIVNALLHNRRNVSYAEVECAAGHDSFLLDDPQYHGVLSAWFDRI; from the coding sequence ATGACGCAACCTCAATCCGTCGGGGTGGTCGAGCCACAACGCATGCGCTTTGAAGCGCCGCTGGCGTTGAAAAGTGGCGGTCAGCTCGATGAGTACGAACTGGTCTTCGAGACCTATGGCGAACTGAACGCCGAGCGCAGCAATGCCGTGCTGGTCTGCCACGCCCTGTCCGGCTCCCACCATCTGGCCGGCCATTACGCCGACGCGCCCGAGAACAAGGGCTGGTGGGACAACCTCATCGGCCCGGGCAAGCCGCTCGATACGCGCAAATTCTTCGTGATCGGCGTGAACAATCTGGGCGGGTGCTACGGCAGCACGGGCCCGGCGTCGATCAATCCGGCCACGGGGGTCGCCTATGGCGCCGACTTCCCGTTCGTGACCGTGGAAGACTGGGTCGACTCCCAGGCGCGTCTGGCCGACAGGCTCGGCATCAAGCGCTTTGCCGCGATTGTGGGCGGCAGTCTCGGCGGCATGCAGGCACTCTCATGGACGCTGCGCTACCCCGACCGTGTCGGTAGTGCCGCCGTGATTGCCGCGGCGCCCAAGCTGTCGACCGAGAACATCGCCTTCAACGAAGTGGCGCGCCAGGCCATCCTGACCGATCCGGAGTTCCATGGCGGCAACTTCTACGCCCATGGCGTCGTGCCCGAGCGCGGGCTGAAACTGGCGCGCATGATCGGTCACATCACCTACCTGTCCGACGACGCCATGGCCACCAAGTTCGGGCGCAACCTGCGCCACGGCAAGCAGGTGTACAGCTTTGATGTGGAATTCGAGATCGAATCCTACCTGCGCTACCAGGGCACCAAGTTCGCCGGCTACTTCGATGCCAACACCTACCTGCTGACCACCAAGGCGCTCGATTACTTCGACCCGGCCTTCGAGTACGGCGGCAATCTCAATACCGCGCTGGCCAACGCGCAGGCGGACTTTCTGGTGGTGTCGTTCTCGACCGACTGGCGTTTCCCGCCCGAGCGCAGCCGCGAGATCGTCAACGCCTTGCTGCATAACCGCCGCAACGTGAGCTACGCCGAGGTGGAATGCGCGGCCGGTCATGACTCTTTCCTGCTCGATGACCCCCAGTACCACGGCGTGTTGTCCGCCTGGTTCGATCGTATATGA
- the thrH gene encoding bifunctional phosphoserine phosphatase/homoserine phosphotransferase ThrH, translated as MQLVCLDLEGVLIPEIWVEFANVTGIEALKRTTRDEPDYDKLMQYRLDILREHKMGLPDIQKVIGSLSPLPGAKDFLDALRDRFQVIILSDTFYEFAKPLMVQLGLPTLFCHKLETDADGFVVNYHLRMPNQKQEAVQRFKEINFKVIAAGDSYNDTNMLGEANAGILFCPPQNVIDEFPQFPVTRDYDQLMAEILAASERI; from the coding sequence GTGCAACTCGTCTGTCTTGATCTCGAAGGCGTTCTGATTCCGGAAATCTGGGTCGAATTCGCCAACGTCACCGGTATCGAAGCGCTCAAGCGCACTACCCGCGACGAGCCCGACTACGACAAGCTCATGCAGTACCGGCTCGACATCCTGCGCGAGCACAAGATGGGTCTGCCCGACATCCAGAAGGTGATTGGCTCCCTCAGCCCGCTGCCCGGCGCCAAGGACTTTCTCGACGCCCTGCGCGACCGGTTTCAGGTCATCATCCTGTCCGACACCTTCTACGAGTTCGCCAAGCCGCTCATGGTCCAGCTCGGTCTGCCGACCCTGTTCTGCCACAAGCTCGAGACCGATGCGGACGGCTTCGTGGTGAACTACCACCTGCGCATGCCCAACCAGAAGCAGGAAGCCGTGCAGCGCTTCAAGGAAATCAATTTCAAGGTGATCGCCGCGGGCGACTCCTACAACGACACCAACATGCTGGGCGAAGCGAACGCCGGTATCCTGTTCTGCCCGCCGCAGAATGTGATCGACGAATTCCCGCAGTTCCCGGTCACTCGCGATTACGACCAGCTCATGGCCGAGATCCTCGCCGCCTCCGAGCGCATCTGA